AATcccacacaaaaaaaaaatataaccacAAAAGTATGATCTATATTTAAAACATTAAAGTGCGTCCGAGTTACCTTACTTTTCTTGTGCCTGTGAATGTCATTGAGATCTTCATCTCCCTCATGCTTCCTTTTCTAAACCCATTTCAAAAAAGCATAGTTAACAATGGTGACCATTTATTTTTACTGGGACGCAAATTATATCTTTATCCCTCTTGAAGAAAATATCAACAAAATACAAAATTAGTAATACGAGATTAGTAGCTAACCTTCTCATGATGACTGCTTTTATCCTTCTTTTTTTCCTTATCCTTATCTTTACTTTTATCTTTATGTCGATGCTTGTGTTTCTTATGTTCTTTATCTTTTTCCCTGTCTTTGTCCTTAtgttttttgtgtttcttttccTTGTCCTTCGATTCACTTTTAGATTTTCCAGGTACCGTAGGAATCCCCTTCTCTGACTAAAAAAGCCCACATTATATTACTATACTTTTAACAAAATTTGTAAGTTCAAAGAGGATACATAATATATATGACACAAGTCAACAACTTACAGATGGCAGGTCAATGGGAGCAGTTTCTCTTAACTTAAAGGCTTCCTTTAGTGTGTCGAGGTCAAACGGCTGTATACGTGTATTCGTATCCCTTGAAAAGGATGTATTCTGAATAAGCTGATCCAACTGCATTCCTTCACCTTTTCTAATTTCTGAGTCTCCAACAACATTATGAAGATAATGTGTATCTGAAATCGACAAAGGAAGTGATTTCTTGCAGAAGAAGTCAAGATGAGGCAACAGTTTATAGTGGCTTATAAGATCCACAGCACCCGTAAGCTCCCTTGGCCCTATATCAAAAAAAGTTTAAATGAAGGATACATCAGAGATTCTGATACTTGTAAAAAAACATGGCAAGTTATGAAAGATAACGGCCTCAAAACTCACCTTTTCCAAACTTCTTGCTTTCAGGATCCATCCGTCAGTATCTTGAACGAGTATACACCGTCATCACCTAGTAAATATAATTAACCTTTTCCAATCAGAGATTTTGAAAAAAGCATTCTAAACAAGCAAGTACTATTTTCTTGCCAGTATTTTGCACTGTTCAAAAAGCATCAACCGGGGGAACTTTCTGGTATGCCAAAAAGTTTCAAGAAAATATAAGAAACCTCGTACACACTGATGAATCATCAACTCATTATAAACTTGATTCTGAAGTGTAAAATTGCTAGAATTAAATGGACCATATAGACATCATATGTTCACAAACAAGGCTAAAACTaatgttgtaaaacaaggtctagGAGGCCAGTAATCACTACAAGGTAAGTTGCCGAGGTGATTTTCttcaactccgcctaattactcggaatcaaTCAAACACAGTCAACCTCGGCTAGAATCGGATCTAGTTGGTCAACttgggccgagtttgacttaagaaaaataaaacataattcaggtgtctatcatattaaagaatgaatatcaattTTAAAGGAATGAACATAAAATTTTGAAATACTTTACTATTTGAACATGTATACTTTTTATTTATATTGCTATCCACATATTTTGTTATATGTATATAAGTAAACTTATGATATTTGacataatttctttataatttaacatgtccgagtactggcaactccccggtcgacctgTGAATCTAAATACTTCATGAATGCCTCCTTAACAACTTAACTCCAATCAATTTAACCCATGGCTAAAAGAACTTGAAATCAGAAAAGCAAATGCAATCAACTCATGTATAAGTTATGGAGATAGAATTTTAACTCAGTAGCAAAAATCAATGAATCAATCTAATAACTCAAGAACCAATATTATCAGAACAACACTGTAAATCTAACTACTTCATGAATGCATCCTTGACAACTTAATTCCAATCAATTCAAACCTGATTACAAACTAACTACCAGATTTCCAAATACCACGCATAACCAAAAAACCAGTTCAAATCAAAACTTCATCAAATTAACCCTAAATCCTCACTAACCTCCACCAAAATGCTAAATCACTaatcatttcaacttaaatatcctCAATTTAGCACAAAACTGAACTTATCTCTTCTACAGCCATTTCAACATTGACCGAATCAAACACGTAACAACAAATTCATTTCGGATTATTGTACAATCTCGTAATGCAAATAAGTTACCTTGAAGAGATCCGTACAGCTGAATTCAACCAATTGGTCCGAAAAGTAAGCAAAATTGTTCGAATTTAGTACCGAAATAGCAGAATTAATATCGTCGTCGTTTTCCCCCTTTTGACTGGAATAAACCCTAATCCTGTTATGGAGACTCGAATGTTGAAAATTTGTTGCATCTATAAACATAAATGGACCCTCTGGGTTTGTGTGTTATTGCGGCAACTTATGTTGTCGATTGGACGTTATTGCCCTCGACTCTTGCCATTTTCTACTAGAATTTGAACGGTCTTTTAGGTCATTTTGTATGTGTTACTAGGGATAGCATTTGGTATCCGGTACTGGTAC
This is a stretch of genomic DNA from Helianthus annuus cultivar XRQ/B chromosome 16, HanXRQr2.0-SUNRISE, whole genome shotgun sequence. It encodes these proteins:
- the LOC110868215 gene encoding mediator of RNA polymerase II transcription subunit 19a isoform X1 gives rise to the protein MDPESKKFGKGPRELTGAVDLISHYKLLPHLDFFCKKSLPLSISDTHYLHNVVGDSEIRKGEGMQLDQLIQNTSFSRDTNTRIQPFDLDTLKEAFKLRETAPIDLPSSEKGIPTVPGKSKSESKDKEKKHKKHKDKDREKDKEHKKHKHRHKDKSKDKDKEKKKDKSSHHEKKRKHEGDEDLNDIHRHKKSKHKSSKMDEMGAIKVAA
- the LOC110868215 gene encoding mediator of RNA polymerase II transcription subunit 19a isoform X2, with the protein product MDPESKKFGKGPRELTGAVDLISHYKLLPHLDFFCKKSLPLSISDTHYLHNVVGDSEIRKGEGMQLDQLIQNTSFSRDTNTRIQPFDLDTLKEAFKLRETAPIDLPSSEKGIPTVPGKSKSESKDKEKKHKKHKDKDREKDKEHKKHKHRHKDKSKDKDKEKKKDKSSHHEKKRKHEGDEDLNDIHRHKKTQELKNG